Below is a genomic region from Streptomyces sp. RPA4-2.
CCTGCCGCAGGCGACGGGCGGAGACACCCTTGAGGGAGCCTACGAGCCGGGAGATGGCGACCTTGGGCGGGTAGTGCACGAGCAGGTGGACGTGATCGGGTTCGCCGTTGAACTCCCGCAGCTCCGCGCCGAAGTCGGTGCACACGTCGCGCATGACCTCTTCGCAGCGCCGAAGGATCTCGTCGGTGAATGGTCCGCGCCGATATTTGGGGGTGAAGACCAAATGCGCATGGAGGGTGTGGACGACGCTACGACCCCTGCGGATATCGGGGTTTGGCTCTCAGCGTGGTGACATGGATCAATGTTGCGGTTACGTCCATGAAGATCGTGACGCAGGTCAAACTCATGCCGGATGCCGTGCAGGCATCCGCGCTTGAGCGCACCCTGAGCACGGTCAATGACGCCGCGAACTGGGTGTCGGAGGTGGCGTTCGAGCACGGCGTGCCGCGTGAGTACGAGCTGCGCAAGCACACCTACGCCGAACTCAAAGCCCGTGGGCTGGGAGCGCAGGCCGCGCAGCACGTCACCAAGAAGGTGCGCGACTCGTACACCACGCTCAAGGCCAGCATCCGTGCCGGGAACCTCGGCAAGGAAGGCTCCAGGCGTCGCCGCAAGGCCGAGTCCAAGCCGATCGCGTTCCGGCCCCAGGCCGCGCAGCCGTATGACGACCGGTGTTTGAGCCGGCAGTACGGTCAGCGGACCGTGTCCATCTGGACCGTGGACGGCCGGGTCAAGAACGTCTCATTCGTGTGCTCCCCGGACACGCTCAAGGTGCTCCAGGCGCACCGGCAGGGCGAATCCGACCTGGTCGAGCGCGACGGCGTGTTCTACCTCGTCGCCACCTGTGACGTGCCCGAGGCGCAGCAGTACGAGCCGGACGGCTTCATCGGCGTGGACCTCGGCATCGGGAACATCGCCACCGCCTCCACCGGCTACCTCGCCGCCGGGCGGGGACTCAACCGGTACCGCAAGCGACAGCTTGCCCTGCGGGCCAAGCTCCAGAAGAAGCGCACCAAGAGCGCCAAGCGGCGGCTCAAGGCCCGTGCCCGCACAGAGGCGCGGCACGCCGCCAACCAGAATCACATCATCTCCAAGACGATCGTGACCGAGGCTGAATGAGGTTCCCCCTGCCGGTCGGACAGCTTGATACTGGGACGGATGGTCCCGGAGGAAGCAGTCACAGGTAGTGAGCGGCAAGAGCAACATGAGTAAGCGGTACACGGCCGAGTTCAAGCGGGACGCGGTCGCCTTGGCGTTGTCCTCGGAGAAGACGGTCACCGAGGTCGCGAGGGATCTGGGTGTGAGTCCGGAAGGGCTGCGGGGGTGGGTGAAGCAGGCGAAGGTCGACCGCGGTGAGGGGCCTGCCGGGGCTTTGACCACTGCGGAGCGTGAGGAGCTGGTCCGGCTGCGGCGGAAGGTTCGCGAGCAGGAGGCCACGATCGAGGTTCTGGGAAAAGCGACCGCCTTCTTCGCTCGGGACAAGATGAGGTAGACACCGTGGCACGGTGTCGTTTCATCGATGCGGAGAAGGCATCGGAGGGTAATCCTGCAGGTCACAGCGTTGCTTTTCTGTGCCGTGTGCTGGGAGTGCCCCGTTCCACCTACTACGCGCACAGGGCGTCACGGCGGGCCCGGACGGTGCGGGAGCGGGCCGAGGAGGTGCTGGTGGGCGAGATCCGGGTGCTTCACGCCGGATCTCGCGGTGCCTACGGGGCCCCGCGGGTCCACGCCGCCCTGCGGCGGGCCGGGCGGGTGGTGAACTCCAAGAAGGTCGAGCGGCTGATGCGCAAGCATCGGATCGTCGGGATCACCCGCCGCCGGCGGCGGGGCCTGACCCGGCAGGCGAAGCGGGCGGTGTTCGCGCTCGACCTGATCGGCCGGGATTTCACGGCGCCCCGGCCCGGGATGCGGCTCGTCGGCGACATGACTGAACTCAGTACGCTGGAAGGGAAGTTGTATCTGGCGACCTGTATCGATCTCGCGACGCGGGAGGTGGTCGGCTGGGCGATGGCCGACCATCATCGCGCCGAACTGCCGGTCGCCGCCTTGCGGATGGCGGCCGGGCGTGGCGGCCTGGAGCAGGGTTGCGTCATGCATACGGATCGCGGCAGCGAGTACACGAGTGACGAATTCCGCAGCGAAATACGCAAGTTGCGCATGAGGCAGTCGATGGGGCGTGTCGGCTCTTGTTACGATAATGCCGCCGCGGAAAGCTGGTTCGCCATCCTGAAAGCGGAGATCGGGACGACCATGTGGGAGACCCGCGAGGCCGCCCGGGCCGACGTTTTCCGCTACGTCGAGGTCGAGTACAACCGCAGCCGGCTCCGTCGGCACCCCGACTACGGGTACGTCACCCCGCTCGAAACGAGATCCTTGCTCAGGCAGAACCTCGTCCCGGCAGCGTAAACACCCGCTGTCCAGTTCGCGGGGGGAACTTCAGAACGCACCGGACGCGGCGTGTGACTCGAAGAACTCAAGGGCATCCGCAACCGGGTACGGCTCCGCAAGCCCCAACGGGTCGCACTCCACTCCTGGGCATTCGCCCAGCTCGGAGATTTCATCGTCTACAAGGCCAAGCGGGCCGGGGTGCCCCTGGTCTTCGTTGATCCCGCATACACGTCGCAGACGTGCGCCGAGTGCGGCCACATCGACAAGCGAAACCGGGTCGACCAGGGGCTTTTCATCTGCCGGGGGTGCGGGGTCGTTGCCCACGCCGACCGGAATGCTTCCCACAACATCGCCACCCGTGGCGAAAGCGTGTGGAACGCGGGGCGTGAGTCACGCGTCCCTGCCACCCCATCAGGGTGTCTGGACGGAGGAGTCCACCCCAGCAGCCAGCTGGGCACTACCTCCAAGCCCGGCCCTTCAAGGCCAGGTCAAGTTGACCGCATGATGAACGGGGGGCCGTCGAACTGCTCAAGCGTGCCTTGTGACGGCATCGCCTCCAAGCTGCCACATCTCGTAGTTCCCACATTCTGCCGTGATCTCGGCCGTCGACTGGGCCGCGGTGACGAAGTCATCCACTACCGGCGTGGTGTGCGATGCCGCCACCGCGAGGCACACCTGGTCGGGTGCCAGATCCGGGATGGGCACATAGACGACGTCCGGATGCGAGTAGAACACCGACGCCGAACGGGCCAGGAAGGAGATGCCCCGGCCGGCCGCGACATGCTCGAGCGTCTCGTCCACCCCGCGTACCGGGTACCCGGCATTGGGGAGCGGGCGCTTGGTGGGCTGCGTGCTCGGGTCACCGTGCCAGACCAGCGGTTCGCCGGCCAGGTCGGTCTCGGTGACCTCCTCCTTGCCGGCAAGCCGGTGTCCGGCGGGCAGCACCGCTATCCGTGGCTCGGTGTACAGCGGGGTGACGCGCAGGCCGGCCTCGTCGATGGGCAGCCGCACATAGCCGACGTCGATGCGGCCGTCGAGCAGCATCGCAGCCTGGTTGTCCCCTTCGATCCGCTGCACGTCCACGACCACGTCCGGGTGCCGGGCCTCGAACGCACGGGCCGCCGGGGTGACTGCAATGCCGGCCCGGAAACCGACCATCAGCCGCCGCTTGCCGCTGGCGGCCGCGGACACCCGGCGGCGGACCGCGTGGGTTGAGGCGAGCAGCGGACCGGCGTCGGCCAGTAGTTGTCGGCCCGCATCTGTCAGCTCTACGCCGTGGCGATCCCTGGTGAACAGCGAGGCGCCGAGATCCTGCTCGAGCGCGCGGATCTGCCGGCTGAGCACCGGCTGCGCGATATGCAGCTGATCGGCGGCGCGGCCGAAGTGCAACTGGTCGGCCACGGCGGCGAAGTAACGCAATTTGCGCAGATCCAGATCCAGATCCATAGAACCTCCAACCCGGTGATACCTCCAGGGTATCACCGCGACTTCAATAGGTCTTGGACGCCACTCAGAACCGATGGCAGCATGAAAAGCAGGCGCTTAAGGGCGTCGAAGTGAATTCGGCGCAAGAATTCGACACGGGAATTTGACGGCAGGGCCGAAGCCCGGAAAGCAGGAACACCGATGAGCAGCATCAGCATTATCGGACTGGGAAACATGGCCCGTGCTTTGGCCGGCCGGGCGCTCGCCGGCGGTAACGCCGTCGAGATCATCGGCCGCGATCAGGCCAAGGCCAAGGAATTGGCCGCCACGCTCGACGGCGCCACGCTCGGGACGGTCGGGGCCGCCCCGAGCGGGGACATCGTGATCCTCGCCGCGCCGTACGCCGGCGCGGCGGCGGTGGTGAGGGAGTACGGGGACGCGCTGCGCGGCAAGATCATCGTCGACCTCACCAACCCCGTAGCCCCCGACCTGCAGGGCTTCGTCGTCCCCGACGACAGTTCCGGCGCACAGGAGATCGCCAAGGCGGCTCCCGACGACGCGCATGTCGTCAAGGCGTTCAACACTGTGTTCTCCCACGTTCTGGCGGCCGGCCCGGCCGAGGACCGCCCTCTGGACGTGTTCATCGCGGGCGACGACGCGCAGGCGAAGGCACGCGTGTCAGCGTTCGTCGAGAGCCTGGGGCTGCGCCCCTGGGACATCGGGGAACTGTTCATGGCGCGGGCACTGGAGAACGTCGGCCTGCTGGAGCTGGGCCTCATGAACCACTCCGTCAAGCACGCCAATTTCTCCCTCGGCATCAGCCTTCTCGGCTGAGCGCACCCCTACCACTACCTCTCGTGCCGCATTACGCCAGTTCACTTACGGCACGGGAAGACCCTGCACCTACACTCACAAGGACAGTTTTGATGCGCGTATTCGTCGCTGGGGGGACCGGCCATTCCGGTTCGTACATCATCCCCGAGCTCATCGCCGCCGGGCACGAGGTCACCGGCCTGGCCCGGTCGGACGCGGCCGCCGCGGCCCTGTCCGCGCTCGGCGCTAAGGTGCGTCGCGGCGACCTTCAGGATCTCGACGGGCTCAAGGAGGCAGCCGCGGACTCCGACGGCGTCATCCACGTCGCGCACAGGCAGGATCTGCTGCCCTCCGGCGGGCTCGACGCCGTGGCCGCCGCTGAGCTTCCGATCATGCTCGCGTACGGCGAGGCACTCGCGGGAACCGGAAAGCCGCTGGTCACCGCGGGAAGCATCGGCTCGCCCGGGAACCTGGGGCGGCCGGCCACCGAGGAGGACCCTGCCCTCCCCGTCGGCGAGGAACACAAGGGCACCCTGAGGGTCCGCAACGTCGTGGAAAGGGCCGTTGTCGACCTCGCCGAGCAGGGGGTGCGATCTTCGGTCGTGCGGATCGCCAACATCGCGCACAGCACGACCGATCGTGCCGGCTTCCTCCCCACGCTGATCGCGCTCGCGAAGGAAAAGGGGTTCGTCGGCTACCACGGCGACGGTGCGAACCTGTGGAACGCCGTGCACATCCGTGATGCCGCCACCCTGTTCCGCCTGGCGCTGGAGAAGGGGTCAGCCGGCAGATACTGGCACGCGGTTGGGGACGGGGGCATCCCGTTCCGCGAGATCGCCGAGGCCATCGCCTGCCGTCTGGGCCTGACCGCAGTGAGCGTTCCCAACGATTCCCTGATGACGCCGGGGTACTTCGGGTTCCTCACGAATATCGTCACGCAGAGCTACCCGGCGTCCAACCTCATCACCCGTCGGACTCTCGGCTGGGAACCCGGCCGGCCCGGCCTGCTCGCCGATCTGGACAACGGCCATTATTTCCCCGCCGTCTGACGGCGCGAACCCGGATCGTAACGAGCTCGGCAACCGGCAAGTTCGGCTCCTCTGAAGGGCGTTGAGATTATGACGACTGTGGGATTCATCGGAAGCGGAAGCATCGGCAGGACCATCGCGCGACTCGCTGTCGGGGCCGGGCACCAGGTGGTGCTCAGCAACTCGCGCGGTCCCGAAACGCTCGTGGACATGGCCGAGGAACTGGGGCCACGGGCGTCCGCGGCGACGAGCGAAGAGGCCGCGGCGGTGGGTGAGATTGTCGTGGTCACGGTGCCGGTCAGCGCCTTCCCCCACGTGCCCGCCGCGCCACTGGCCGGGAAGACGGTCATCGACACCTGCAACTACGGCCCCGAGCGTGACGGGCACATCCCCGAGCTCGACAGCAAGTCCCTCACCTCAAGCGAGCTGCTTCTGCGGTACGTCCCGGACGCCCTGCTCGTAAAGGCGTTCAACAACATTTTCTTCAAGCACCTGCTGTCACTCGCCCGCCCGGCAGAGGCGGCCGACCGGTCCTACTTGCCGATCGCCGGGGACTCCGCACCGGCGAAGGCGGCGGTGAAGGAATTCATCGACTCCATCGGGTACAGCGTGGTAGACGCGGGAGCGCTGGCCGACAGCTGGCGGCAGGCAACGGGTACGCCGGTGTGGGGAACACCGTACGGGCCGTACTCGAACGAGAAGGGCCAGCCGGTCGGCAGGGACGCCATCCGCGCGGCACTGGCCACCGCAACGCGGTAACCGTCAACTGTCGCGGACGGTGATGTGGTCCGGCCGTGCCATGCCCCCGCCCGGGGGATACCGGGCGGGGGCGCGGCGCTGACCGCCTGGCAGGCCCTGCTCGAGCATGGCGGTCTCACCTCCGGCTGGGCCGGCCTGGTCAACGGTCGGCGGCGCGGTCGGCGGCTACGCCATCGGGCTCCCACCGCGAAGGCGCATACGGCACCGCCATCGCGAGCCCGCGCAACATAGACCGAGTACGCGGCCTCGGTGCCCACGACGTCCTCGACTACACCCGCCTGATGGGCTGGGCTGGGGCGGAGCGGAACCACGGGGCAGGGCGTCAGCAGTCCTACGCGGTGGCAGGTTGCTCTGCGCTTCCTGTCAACGGGCTTCGGGAGGCTGCCTGTTCGGGCCGATCGTGGGCATTTGGGCTACTGCATTTGAAGGCAGGCGCTCCCATGAGTGAGAGCGGAACGGTTCGTGAGCGGCCCGCCCGATACCGAGGGACCGACCTGATCAGCAGGCCAGCGACACTGATCCCCTCGGCATCGAGACGATGGTGCGCCACGCCCAGCGAGGCCGGGAAAAGATCCCCACTGACTGATCGCCGCATCGCGCGGCGAACGAGGCGAGGCGCGGCCAGCTCAGCTCCAGCTGGAAGCCTGACCTTGCGATGACGGCTCCAACCGGCACGCCCGGCAGTTGTTTCTTCTACGGCCTAGCGGGTGGGAGGACGCCCTTCATGCCGTCACCATCGCCGGTCGTGTCTGCGGTTTTCTTCGCTTTCACGAAGGTGTACAGCGGCTTGCCGTCGTAGGCCCACTGCATGGTGCCGTCGTTCCGTGTGATCTGGGTCCATTTCTTCATCGGTTCGCCGTGGTGTGGTTCGGCAGCGAGCGGCGGCCACTGCATGGTCTCGCCGGTGTAGAGACTCCTGCCGTCGTGGTGCCTGTCGGGCGTGTGGAGGGTCATCCCGTCATGGTCGACCGACGTGCGGTCCTTCTCTACTGCGGTGCGGAGCCGTCCTGTTGTCTGAGCCGTATCGAGCGGGTCGACGGATGAGCCGGGTGCGCCCCGTTTGTTGCTGGACGTCTTCGTCGAAATCCTGCGGAGCGGCTCGCGGGCGTTCCGGCTCGAGGGTGGCGGTGAGCACTTGGTGACGGCTTTCCAGCAGGGCATCTTCGGCGAACGAGTGCACGCGGACGCCGTTGAGGACGCGTGGTCGAAAGCGCTTCGGCTCTGACGACGTGCCGGGATCGCGGACTGCTGCAGAAGCCGCGGTGTGGTGCCGTCCGGGTGACGTGCTGGGCGGGCTCGCCTGTGCCGCCAGACGGGTGCTGTGGGCCCGTTACGGAGCAGGTTGGCCGGCGAAGGTGCGTTGTGTGCTCTGTTCGGGGGAGGCCGGGTTGCCCTACGGTGCGGTGCGCGAGGTGATGAGGGGATCGGCCGGCGGTGTCGGAGGAGAGGTGGCGGTGTGCGGAGCGTTCTGCGAACGGGCAAAGTGATGTCGTTCGACCCCGCGCAGGGGTTGGGGGTGATCGCTCCGTGCGGCAGTGAGGAGCATGTCCCGTTCCACGCGCAGGCTGTCAGATTCGTGGAGTTCGTGGCAGCAGGGCAGTTCGTCGTCTACGCGATCGAGCGGGCGGATGCGGCGGTACGGGCCGTGGAGGTACGCCCCGCCTAGGTGTGCCGGGGGCTGCGGAGGTGGTGGGGGGCCCCGGAAGGCCGGGCGTGGCATCCAGGACCCCGAGCGACGCTTTCGGATGGACGAAAACGCACGCATCATCTGTCCAACGCGGCAGGGCTCGCTGAGGACACGCAGCAGGCCTGGCTGACGCAGCGGGCATGACATCGGATGCCAGTGCAGCGGGCGAACCATGCCTTTCCTCTTCGCACCGGAACGCCTGCCTCCCACTGTGTGCCGTGGTCCTGCCTGCCGCGGTAGGGCTGCTGGGGGCGGCTGTCCGTCCACATGCGTCTACCGGTTCGGTCAGGTGATCTTGGCGTTGATCAGGTGGTCTTACCGTGTGCAGGCAGGGCAGCTGTAGTGAAAGGCCCCCGATATCGCTGTAGGACGTGCTGTGACCCTGCCCCGTGACCGATGTACCCAGCCGTGCCCGCCGGAGGGCGAGCGGGAGGGGAGCCTTGCGCGTCTGAAGGCGGAGAACGCGCAGCTTCGCCAGGCTGTTGAATCCCACGCGGCCGTGGACCAGGCCATCGGTGTCCTGATCGCCTTGCACCGGTGCTCCGCCGTCGGCGGGTGGGAGATCCTGCGCGAAGTGTCGCAGCACACCAACACCAGACTGAGGGACGTTGCCGACACGATCATCGGTTGGACGCAGGGTCACCCGCTGCCGGACATTGTCCGTGTCGCGCTGGAGGACGCCGGGCGCAGACGGCAGCCGGGCGCCGGCGCTTTGCCTGGGCACGAGTGAGGGGACTTAAGTGCACCGTGGTGACTCGCATGGCGACGATGGCAGTGCGTCGGGGCTGCGTTCAGGCGGCCTGTGGCAGGGGCATGCGGACACAGATCTGTTTGCCGTGTTGGGTGGGGGTGATGGTGAGGGGGCCGCAGATGGTGCGGACGATCTCGAGTCCGAAGCCGCCCGGGCGGTCCGGGTCCCACTCGCGGGCGGTAAGGCTTCCGGATGCTTTGTCCCACACCGTGATCTCGACTCCGTGCCCGCCGCGGTAGGCGAGGTTCATCCCGCAGGTGCCCTCGGCGTGGCGGACGGCGTTGGTGACGAGCTCGCTGACGACGAGCTGCGCGCCGCTGACGGTGTCGGCCGGTATTCGGGCCAGGCGCTCGGTCCCGACCCGGGCGAGGAACGCCTTCGTCGTGAGGCGGGCCGTTTTGACGCAGGACGGGGTGCCGTCGTAGACCTCGTCCACCTGTAATTCCATCGGTTCTCCCCTGGCACGCAGGGCGGCGGCACCGTCGGCTTCCTTACGTCCGTCCCGGCGTGCTGATGCGTTGGTCGGTTATGCCTTCCGGGTACCCCCAAAATCGGCTCCGACGGGCACAACCATGCCAGTACCAGGGCGGTCCTGGACGCCGACGGCATTGGCTTCGCCGACTCCACGTTCCTCAACAACCTGCTCCGCTTCCACCGAAGCACCGACCTCCGTATCGCCAGGCCGCCCGTGGCTGTACGGCGGCTGCTGGAGATCACCGGCGCAGATACCGTCCTGAACACCTGCCCCACCGTCCCGGACGCGCAGAAGACGGCTTCCGCGACCTGACGGTGCCGCACGATCGAGGCCCCCTTCGCCCTTCTCCCGTGATGCCCCTTGTTCTGCCCTCCAGGGGAGGGTTGGAGGGCAGAGCGAGGGCGGCAGGAAAGGCCAAGGCGGCCAGGGTTGTGACGTACGGGATGCGACTGCGGGTTCGCGGACCCATGGGCCTTGGCCGGGCGGAGATCGGCGCCGTGTTGCAGGGGCTTTCTGGCCGCGGTGGGGTTCAGCCGGCGGCGAGCAGGGAGTCGTCTTCGGGCCGGGCGCCGGGCAGTTGGTGGCGTGCGGCGATCAGGGCGGCGTCGACGTCACGGGTGCCGGTGGAGACGCACAGGCTGTAGGCCACGTCCTGCATGCGCTGCTCCGCGCTCGGGCTCCCGTTCTCCGCGTGTAGGTCCCGCAGTGTCTCGTACTCGGTGACCAGTCGCTGCAGAACCACCGGGTGAGCCATCAACATGAGCGTCTCCTCTACCAGTCACGCCAATACCGATAACGCGGATACCCCCGTCCAAGGCGCCCACGCGGTGACTGTTTCGGACACATCACCGACTACCAGCCACATGGGCGGAGGGCAGCGCCCGTGCCACGACACGCTTTTGTTCCTGCCAATGCTCGGGGCCGGATTCGGGGTCTTTCCAGTTGCATGGTGCGGGCGTTGGTGTGGCCATACCGCAGCCCTCACCGGTGTGCTCGCCCGTTCCATCGCTGGCTGGTGAGCACAGCACAGCGGTCAGGTCTGCTCGCGTGTCGGTCACGCGGGCGCCCCGGTGTGCGCCATGTCGGGTGCGGCGCCAACGGGCGGAGTGGCGCCATCGGCTCGTACGACATCGAACGAATCGGCCACGTCTATGTCCAAGGCGGTGAGACTGCATCAGGAAAGCGGGGGCACCGTTATTTCGACAATCCTGTGGAGCAGCAGGGGGAGGCAGGCCACATGGAGATCTCAGGGGTCGCCACGGCCCTCGTGATTGGCATCGTGATTGGTCTCTTGGGCCGCCTTGTCCTGCCCGGCCGTCAGCACATCGGGGTGTTGTGGACCTTCGTGGTTGGCATCGCCGCGGCGCTGCTCGGAACAGCCATTGCCGGTGTGTTCGACGTCGCTGACGCTAAGGGTGTCGACTGGATCGAGCTGGCCGTCCAGATTGCCCTCGCTTCCTTCGGTGTTGCCGGGTTGGACCGCCTTCTAGACAGGCCGTCGGTAAGCAACCCCGGCAGGTAGACGACCGGACAGCGCATGTCCCTCGCTACCTCCTGGCCCGCTCGCTCGCCACCGCCCACGAACAGCGCCGGGTCCTCCGTCCCCAGCGAACGCCCTGGGGCGTAGGACCCGTTCAAGACCTTCACACCTTCGTCGCTCGACCGCGACGCGTTCTCGTGCATCGACCACGTAATATCATTGAGTCGTCAAGCAAATCACCCGTGACGTCCGTCGTCACGGGGTGCCTTCGTCATGGGCTGGCGCCCGCACGGCAACGTGGCCGGTGCGGGCGGCTCACGCCCTGATCTGCGACGACGGCCCTCCGGGGCCAGTGACGCCGGCCGGGTCGCACGCATTGGAGCAGGTTCGGGAGTAGTCGACCGGTCGGACAGTGTGACCGGCGATCGATCCACCGGCATGCCTGATCCCTGGTGGCGACCTGGTCAGCGGAGTGCTCGACGACCTTCCACTTCTGAACTCCCGTAAAGGATCAGCACCTTGCACAAGAGGAAGACGCGGCGGCGGCGTGTGACGCTCGCGATCGCGATGGGCGCGGTGGCCGCAGGCGGCCTCGCCGTCCTGCCGATCACCGCGCTGGCCGACACGACGAGCGGCACCGCAGGCGCCACGAGCAGCACCCGGCAGCAGGACTTCGCCTCGGCCGCGGCCGGGTACCACGTCCCGTCGAGCGTCCTGCTCGGCCTGGCATACCAGGAGTCGGCCTGGGACTCGCACGGCGCGCAGGCCAGCGCCGACGGCGGCTACGGGCCCATGCACCTCACCGACGTGACCCCGGCCATGATGGCCTCCGGCGACGCGGGCGCCGTCGGCCGCAGCGATCTGAAGTCGATGGCCGCGAACCCGGCGCTGCACACCCTGCAGGCCGCCGCAAAGCTGACGGGCCTGCCCGAGGACGCGCTGCGCAAGGACCCCGCGGCGAACATCCGCGGTGGCGCGGCCCTGCTGGCCTCGTACGAGAAGCAGGTGGCCGGCAGCGTGCCGTCGGACGCGGCCCAGTGGTACGGCGCGGTCGCCCGCTACAGCCAGTCGCCGCAGAAGCAGGACGCGGCGGGTTTCGCCAACCGCGTCTACGCCACCATCCGCGGCGGCGCAGGTGTCACCACCAAGGACGGCCAGCGGGTTCGGCTCGACGCCGCCCCCGCGGTGCGCCCCGCCACCGCCCAGGTGGACCGGCTGCACCTGAAGACCGCCGCGGCCACCGACACCGAGTGCCCGCCGGCCGTGCCGTGCACCTTCGTGCCCGGTTCCCCGGCCGGCCTGCAGGTGTCGAACCGCCCCGCCAACGGCATCAAGATCGACACCATCGTCATCCACGACCTGGAGGGCACGTACGACTCCGGGGTGGCCGGTCTCGCCAACCCGTCGAACAGCGTGTCTACCAACTACGTCATGCGGTCCTCGGACGGCGCGGTGACGCAGATGGTGCCTACGAAGGACATCGCGTTCCACGCGGGCAACTACTCCTCGAACCTGCACTCGATCGGCATCGAGCACGAGGGCTACGCCGCGCAGGGCGCCACCTGGTACACCGAGGCGCAGTACGAGTCCACGGCCTACCTCGTGCAGTACCTGGCCCACCGGTTCGGCATACCGCTGGACCGCCAGCACATCCTGGGTCACGACGACGTCGCCGGGCCGAGCCTGAGCGGTGTCCTGGCGCAGCACTGGGACCCGGGACCGAGCTGGGACTGGGACCACTTCATGCGCCTGCTCGGCGCGCCGCTCAGCGGCCTGCGCGGCACCGCGCCCGTGGGCTCGGTCGTGACCATCGACCCCGCCTTCGACACCAACCTGCAGACCGTCCAGGTGTGCCCGATCGACGACCCGACCGGTGCGACGACCGCGTGCACGGACCGGAAGCAGGCGTCGAACTTCGTCTTCCTGCGCACCGCGCCCGACGCGTCCGCCCCGCTCTTCGGCGACCAGGCGATCCACGGCACGGCCGCGGGCACGAACAAGATCAGCGACTGGGGCAGCACCGCACAGACCGGCCAGCAGTTCGTCGTCGCCGACCAGCAGGGCGACTGGACGGCGATCTGGTTCAGCGGCGCGAAGGTGTGGTTCTACAACCCGGGCGGACAGAACACCAAGCAGGCCTACGGCGTGAAGATCATCTCTGCTGCGGGCAGCACTCCGGTGGCCG
It encodes:
- a CDS encoding peptidoglycan recognition family protein, with protein sequence MHKRKTRRRRVTLAIAMGAVAAGGLAVLPITALADTTSGTAGATSSTRQQDFASAAAGYHVPSSVLLGLAYQESAWDSHGAQASADGGYGPMHLTDVTPAMMASGDAGAVGRSDLKSMAANPALHTLQAAAKLTGLPEDALRKDPAANIRGGAALLASYEKQVAGSVPSDAAQWYGAVARYSQSPQKQDAAGFANRVYATIRGGAGVTTKDGQRVRLDAAPAVRPATAQVDRLHLKTAAATDTECPPAVPCTFVPGSPAGLQVSNRPANGIKIDTIVIHDLEGTYDSGVAGLANPSNSVSTNYVMRSSDGAVTQMVPTKDIAFHAGNYSSNLHSIGIEHEGYAAQGATWYTEAQYESTAYLVQYLAHRFGIPLDRQHILGHDDVAGPSLSGVLAQHWDPGPSWDWDHFMRLLGAPLSGLRGTAPVGSVVTIDPAFDTNLQTVQVCPIDDPTGATTACTDRKQASNFVFLRTAPDASAPLFGDQAIHGTAAGTNKISDWGSTAQTGQQFVVADQQGDWTAIWFSGAKVWFYNPGGQNTKQAYGVKIISAAGSTPVAVYGSSYPDASEYPAGLGASTQAPISGYSLPAGQAYVATQPPNATVDYFKSSGTVVTGAKTQYTIQYNHRVALVYSGDVTATPVTKHWEDGGAKR